In the Desulfovibrio sp. TomC genome, GCGCTCAAGGCGGCTGTCTCGCTTCTTCCTCCTTGGAGTCCAACTGCCTTTGGATCGGTCCTGGCCGAGGCTGATGCGACAGGCGTAGAGACTTTGTCCGATCCGGGAAGGACCGGCTTGGCAGGGGCGGCGTCTTCCCATCGTCGGTTTTTGAGCCAGGTGGCCAAAAACGGCACGAAGCCTCGAAGCCAGCGCGGGTTGCGGGCTCGGTGTTCCTGGATCAGTCGCAGGATCTTTTCGAGGGGCGGCAGTAGGCCCAGACGCTTGAGCCGCATCCACCAGCGCAGGGCGGCGGTTCGGGCTTCCTGAATTGGCCATGCTGTCCACAGGCGTTCGAATTCGGCCAGGGCGGCAGTCTTCCAGGTGGGGGCGGCATGGGCTTGTCGGCCATCCCCCTGCTGGGGGGTAAGGGGGGTATTCTTCTCTTCTCTCTTAATTACAGGCGCAGCTTTTGCGCCGTCCCCCTCTGCAATTTTTTCATGGCCCAGCATCAACGGTTTTGCCGCGTGGATCGGCTGGGGCTGGCGTCGCGCGAGTTCCGTCTGGACGAGCGGGTGCGGCAGGAGGCGGTAGGTGTTGGTTTCTCCGTCCTTGCCTTGTGTGACGGCAATGAATCCCAGCTTTTCAAGCTGCTGGAGGTAGTTTTGCACTGAGCGGACGCTGACGCCGATCCGGTCGGCCAAATAGCGTTGCGAGGGCCAGCAGCGGTCGCCATTACCGCTCAGCTGCACCAGAAGGGCGTAGGTATGGCGCTCTCCCAAGTGTAGGCTTTTATGTTGCACGCAATCCGGCACGACCAGACCCCTTTTTTGCAAGTCTTTTCCTGAAAAGTTCATTATTCCTGATCCTTAAGCGAGACAGAAAAAGGCAAAAACTATGACTACACTGTTGACAGTGCTGACCCGGGCGGGGTATGGAATTGCCATTCCGATCCTTAAGAAGGTGGGTGGCAATCCACTCATCTGCTTTTGAAACCCGTTGGCGGCAACCAGCGGGTTTCGCCTTTTTCGGCCTACTGGTTTACGCCAACGGCATCTCCCGTGGACAAGATTGCCCGAGCGGCTGGCTCATCAGGGCCGGGCCACCACACCCGGCCGACCGCTCCGAGGAGAACGGTTTCGCCTTGTTGTTCAAGCGAGAAGATCTCTTGGATGAGGCCGATCTTCTTAGGGGGCCGAACAAAAAGCGCGATCATGCCCGCCGCCTGGGGGGTAGCGGGCCGGCTCTTTTGCTGTTGATGCGCGGGGACGACTGGCCGGACGACCAGTTGGTAGATCGCGAAATC is a window encoding:
- a CDS encoding helix-turn-helix domain-containing protein, which encodes MNFSGKDLQKRGLVVPDCVQHKSLHLGERHTYALLVQLSGNGDRCWPSQRYLADRIGVSVRSVQNYLQQLEKLGFIAVTQGKDGETNTYRLLPHPLVQTELARRQPQPIHAAKPLMLGHEKIAEGDGAKAAPVIKREEKNTPLTPQQGDGRQAHAAPTWKTAALAEFERLWTAWPIQEARTAALRWWMRLKRLGLLPPLEKILRLIQEHRARNPRWLRGFVPFLATWLKNRRWEDAAPAKPVLPGSDKVSTPVASASARTDPKAVGLQGGRSETAALSAACPPVPDGVWEQLNAVLSVWPGELTEAQLCHVRGTWRYLHSQGRLPAPETLLQIAQATTANFSRWLYGYQFHDRRHYSA